From Novosphingobium decolorationis, one genomic window encodes:
- a CDS encoding ABC-F family ATP-binding cassette domain-containing protein, which yields MLTIRDITVRLGGRTILDQASATIPNGGKVGLIGRNGAGKSTLVKTVIGELEPDGGSVDLPRRARLGYIAQEAPSGTKTPFEAVLDGDTERTQLLAEAETCTDPNRLGDVHERLIAIDAYSAPARAARILVGLGFDEEMQGQPLDSFSGGWKMRVALAALLFSQPDVLLLDEPSNHLDIEATLWLESFLSSYPGTLIVISHERSLLNRVVDHICHLQNGKLTLYPGTYDSFERLRAERAAQAEAAKASQEAQRKKLADYVARNSARASTAKQAQSRAKMLARMQPIATLAEDPSMRFEFPSPDELRPPLVTLDMAAVGYEEGKPILRRLNLRIDPDDRIALLGRNGNGKTTLARLIARQLEPMEGETNFSPRIRIGYFTQYQVEELPEGSTPLELMTRAMPDKPPQAVRNQLGRFGFSGDRATSDTHTMSGGERARLALALVTRDAPHMLILDEPTNHLDVDAREALVQALNAYEGAVILVSHDRHMVELAADRLVLVDKGEARAYDGSMDDYIDFVLGRNQPKAEEPQRANEAKPARKSGAVAREELKALRRKVTEAETAMKRLQTRLAALDAALVDPASAKGDLKGLGLGAIGQKHTEVTEALDEAEMTWLEASEALDEVMGNG from the coding sequence ATGCTGACGATCCGCGACATCACCGTGCGCCTTGGGGGCCGCACCATCCTCGACCAGGCCAGTGCGACCATCCCCAACGGGGGCAAGGTCGGCCTCATCGGCCGCAACGGCGCGGGCAAGTCGACGCTGGTCAAGACCGTGATCGGCGAGCTGGAACCCGATGGCGGTTCGGTCGACCTGCCGCGCCGCGCGCGCCTTGGTTACATTGCGCAGGAAGCACCCAGCGGCACCAAGACCCCGTTCGAGGCGGTGCTGGACGGCGACACCGAACGCACACAGCTGCTCGCGGAAGCCGAGACCTGCACCGATCCCAATCGCCTGGGCGATGTGCACGAGCGCCTGATCGCGATCGACGCCTACTCGGCCCCCGCCCGCGCCGCGCGGATCCTCGTCGGCCTCGGCTTCGACGAGGAGATGCAGGGCCAACCGCTGGACAGCTTCTCGGGCGGGTGGAAGATGCGCGTCGCGCTGGCCGCGCTGCTCTTCTCCCAGCCCGACGTGCTGCTGCTCGACGAGCCCTCGAACCACCTCGATATCGAAGCCACGCTCTGGCTGGAAAGCTTCCTCTCGAGCTATCCCGGCACGCTGATCGTCATCAGCCACGAACGCAGCCTCCTCAACCGCGTGGTCGACCACATCTGCCACTTGCAGAACGGCAAGCTCACGCTCTATCCCGGCACCTACGACAGCTTCGAGCGCCTGCGCGCCGAACGCGCGGCGCAGGCCGAAGCCGCCAAGGCGAGCCAGGAAGCCCAGCGCAAGAAGCTGGCGGATTACGTCGCACGCAACTCCGCGCGCGCCTCGACCGCCAAGCAGGCCCAGTCGCGCGCGAAGATGCTGGCCCGCATGCAGCCGATCGCGACGCTCGCCGAAGATCCCTCGATGCGCTTCGAGTTTCCGAGTCCCGACGAACTGCGCCCGCCGTTGGTCACGCTCGACATGGCCGCCGTCGGATACGAAGAAGGCAAGCCGATCCTGCGCCGGCTCAACCTGCGCATCGATCCCGACGACCGCATTGCCCTGCTTGGACGCAACGGCAACGGCAAGACCACGCTCGCGCGCCTGATCGCGCGCCAGCTCGAGCCGATGGAAGGCGAAACCAACTTCTCGCCGCGCATCCGCATCGGCTACTTCACCCAGTACCAGGTCGAGGAACTGCCCGAAGGCTCAACCCCGCTCGAACTGATGACCCGCGCCATGCCCGACAAGCCGCCGCAGGCCGTGCGGAACCAGCTCGGCCGCTTCGGCTTCTCGGGCGACCGGGCGACTTCGGACACGCACACCATGTCGGGCGGCGAACGTGCACGCCTGGCGCTGGCGCTGGTCACGCGCGATGCGCCGCACATGCTCATCCTCGACGAGCCGACAAACCACCTCGATGTCGACGCGCGCGAAGCGCTGGTCCAGGCGCTCAACGCCTATGAAGGCGCCGTCATCCTCGTCAGCCACGACCGCCACATGGTGGAACTCGCCGCCGACCGCCTCGTGCTTGTCGATAAGGGTGAGGCCCGGGCCTACGACGGTTCGATGGACGACTACATCGACTTCGTCCTGGGACGGAACCAACCCAAGGCCGAGGAACCGCAGCGCGCAAACGAAGCCAAGCCCGCCCGCAAGTCAGGCGCAGTCGCGCGCGAGGAGCTGAAGGCCCTGCGCCGCAAGGTGACCGAGGCCGAGACGGCGATGAAGCGCCTCCAGACCCGGCTCGCCGCGCTCGACGCGGCCCTGGTCGATCCCGCGAGCGCCAAGGGCGACCTCAAGGGCCTGGGCCTCGGCGCCATCGGACAGAAGCACACCGAAGTGACCGAAGCGCTGGACGAAGCCGAGATGACCTGGCTCGAAGCCAGCGAGGCGCTCGACGAGGTCATGGGGAACGGGTGA
- a CDS encoding DEAD/DEAH box helicase produces MPSNFEHLPEPLAAALTGQGYEKLTAVQEAVCEGEAEGRDLLVSAQTGSGKTVAFGLAMAEQMLAAEDLPYARTPLALVIAPTRELALQVSRELSWLYAPTNARIVTCVGGMDPVAERKKLEKGAAIVVGTPGRLRDHLERGKLDLSELRVAVLDEADEMLDMGFREDLEELLDATPAERRTLLFSATMPRGIEQLARQYQNNALRISTVGESRGHGDIAYQAVTVSPSDVENAAINILRFHEAETAILFCATRDKVKHLHAQLVERGFSAVALSGEHSQNERNNALQALRDKRARVCVATDVAARGIDLPTLTLVVHVEIPRDAETLQHRSGRTGRAGKKGTAVLLVPHSRRRRVEYMLRDAKIPAEWTEVPGPEVIRAKDRERIIEALTAPREITEDDREIARALMEKVPAEDLAAALVAAQRETMPQPEELLGKVEKPGRGKRGEGFEDAVWFRMNIGRKDQAEPRWVLPVVCRRGHVSSDVIGQIRILVHETFVEIPAAMADRFAQTVEKTAGSEDDDFEKAIRFERSAAPPPGRPGGFRGGPRGGNDGPPRKARPFNGGGKPPRRDGPRREGPHRGASSHGGHGGGPKGKSRRG; encoded by the coding sequence ATGCCTTCCAATTTTGAACACCTCCCCGAACCTCTTGCAGCCGCGCTGACCGGCCAGGGCTATGAAAAGCTGACCGCCGTGCAGGAGGCTGTCTGCGAAGGGGAAGCGGAAGGCCGCGACCTTCTCGTCTCGGCGCAGACGGGCTCGGGCAAGACGGTGGCGTTCGGCCTCGCCATGGCCGAGCAGATGCTTGCGGCCGAGGACCTGCCCTATGCGCGCACGCCGCTCGCACTGGTCATCGCCCCGACCCGCGAACTCGCTCTGCAGGTCAGCCGCGAACTGAGCTGGCTCTACGCCCCCACCAACGCGCGTATCGTGACGTGCGTGGGCGGCATGGACCCCGTGGCCGAGCGCAAGAAGCTGGAGAAGGGCGCCGCGATTGTCGTGGGCACCCCCGGCCGTCTGCGCGACCACCTTGAGCGTGGCAAGCTCGACCTCTCCGAGCTGCGCGTGGCTGTCCTCGACGAGGCCGACGAGATGCTCGACATGGGCTTTCGCGAAGACCTTGAGGAACTCCTCGACGCGACCCCGGCCGAGCGCCGTACGCTGCTCTTCTCGGCGACCATGCCGCGCGGCATCGAGCAGCTGGCACGTCAGTACCAGAACAACGCGCTGCGCATTTCGACCGTGGGCGAAAGCCGCGGCCACGGCGACATCGCCTACCAGGCGGTGACGGTGTCTCCTTCGGACGTCGAGAACGCGGCGATCAACATCCTGCGCTTCCATGAGGCCGAGACCGCGATCCTGTTCTGCGCGACGCGCGACAAGGTGAAGCACCTGCACGCGCAACTGGTCGAGCGCGGCTTCTCCGCCGTGGCGCTTTCGGGCGAGCACTCGCAGAACGAGCGTAACAACGCGCTCCAGGCGCTGCGTGACAAGCGTGCTCGTGTGTGCGTTGCGACCGACGTCGCCGCGCGCGGTATCGACCTTCCCACGCTGACGCTCGTCGTCCACGTCGAGATCCCGCGCGATGCCGAGACGCTCCAGCACCGTTCGGGCCGTACCGGCCGTGCGGGCAAGAAGGGCACCGCCGTCCTGCTCGTTCCGCATTCACGCCGTCGCCGCGTTGAATACATGCTGCGCGACGCGAAGATCCCGGCCGAGTGGACCGAAGTTCCCGGCCCTGAGGTCATTCGTGCCAAGGACCGTGAGCGCATCATCGAGGCGCTGACCGCGCCGCGCGAAATCACCGAGGACGACCGCGAGATCGCCCGCGCACTTATGGAGAAGGTTCCGGCCGAAGACCTCGCAGCGGCTCTCGTCGCTGCGCAGCGCGAAACGATGCCGCAGCCCGAGGAACTCCTCGGCAAGGTCGAGAAGCCGGGCCGTGGCAAGCGGGGCGAAGGCTTCGAGGACGCGGTCTGGTTCCGCATGAACATCGGCCGCAAGGACCAGGCCGAGCCGCGCTGGGTGCTCCCGGTCGTGTGCCGTCGTGGCCACGTGTCGAGCGATGTCATCGGCCAGATCCGCATTCTCGTGCATGAGACCTTCGTCGAGATCCCGGCCGCCATGGCCGACCGTTTTGCCCAGACCGTAGAGAAGACCGCCGGTTCGGAAGACGATGACTTCGAGAAGGCCATCCGCTTCGAGCGTTCGGCCGCGCCGCCGCCGGGACGCCCCGGTGGTTTCCGTGGTGGTCCGCGTGGCGGCAACGACGGTCCGCCGCGCAAGGCCCGTCCGTTCAACGGTGGCGGCAAGCCGCCGCGCCGCGACGGTCCGCGCCGCGAAGGCCCGCACCGCGGCGCCTCGAGCCACGGTGGCCACGGTGGCGGCCCGAAGGGCAAGAGCCGCCGGGGCTGA
- a CDS encoding glycoside hydrolase family 97 protein has protein sequence MKPLSLLAAAGLVLATCHGIRAGATEPKEVSASSPDGSLVLRVTTDNDARPEWSLSRKGKLLVAPSRLGFVLADGLPMVRGFSIAGSERAQGEETWEQPWGERRFVHDRHNEVLVRFVQSEEDGARRMNVRFRLFDDGIGFRYELPEQPALKTMRIAEEATGFTIAPKGEAWWIAGGEWNRYEQVYQLTAIDAVSTAHTPITMKLEDGTHLSFHEAALVDYAGYRLRRADGQSFRTELAPSANGPAVVRDLPFATPWRTIRIAEDAAGLVENDLELNLNEPNTLGDVSWFEPGRYIGIWWGMIRGDWTWGEGPRHGATTARTRAYIDFAAKNGFRGVLVEGWDKGWNGNWLGHGQDFSFTRAVPDFDIDAVTSYARSKGVRLIGHHETGGNIANYEAQLDDAMALYERLGVDVVKTGYVTDAGGIIADTERYGEAPGAVRTAWHDGQRMANHYLDVVKVAAQHHVAVNTHEPIKDTGLRRTWPNWVSREGARGMEYNAWGAYANGPDHEPTLVYTRMLSGPMDFTPGILSLTGAEGVPLASTLAKQLGLYVTLYSPIQMAADFIEELEKHPREMDFISSVPTDWSESHLLAGEVGDYAVLARKDRKSPRWFVGGVNDATPRTVRVDFDFLDPGRTYTATIWKDGEGASYLDETRHAIAYDTKTVKQGDSLDMWMAPGGGMAVRLEPSF, from the coding sequence ATGAAACCGCTGAGCCTTCTGGCCGCCGCCGGACTGGTTCTTGCCACCTGCCATGGGATACGCGCAGGAGCGACTGAGCCCAAGGAAGTTTCGGCCAGTTCACCCGATGGAAGCTTGGTTCTTCGGGTGACGACCGACAACGATGCCCGGCCGGAATGGTCGCTCTCGCGCAAGGGTAAGCTCCTTGTCGCGCCCAGTCGGCTGGGCTTCGTCCTGGCCGACGGTCTTCCCATGGTACGGGGTTTCTCGATTGCGGGGAGCGAGCGGGCACAGGGCGAAGAGACCTGGGAGCAGCCCTGGGGCGAGCGCCGCTTCGTGCATGACCGTCACAACGAGGTGCTAGTGCGTTTCGTGCAGTCCGAAGAGGACGGCGCGCGGCGGATGAACGTCCGTTTCCGCCTCTTCGATGACGGCATCGGTTTTCGCTATGAACTGCCCGAGCAGCCCGCGCTCAAGACCATGCGCATCGCCGAGGAAGCGACCGGCTTCACCATCGCGCCCAAGGGCGAAGCCTGGTGGATCGCGGGTGGGGAATGGAACCGCTACGAGCAGGTCTACCAGCTCACCGCCATCGACGCGGTGTCCACGGCGCACACGCCGATCACGATGAAGCTGGAGGACGGCACGCACCTCTCGTTTCACGAGGCGGCCCTCGTCGATTACGCGGGCTATCGCCTACGCCGGGCCGATGGCCAGAGCTTCCGGACCGAACTTGCCCCGTCCGCCAATGGCCCCGCCGTCGTGCGCGATCTTCCCTTCGCAACGCCCTGGCGTACGATCCGCATTGCCGAGGATGCGGCGGGCCTTGTCGAGAACGACCTGGAACTCAACCTCAATGAGCCCAACACGCTGGGCGATGTCAGCTGGTTCGAGCCGGGACGGTACATCGGCATCTGGTGGGGCATGATCCGGGGCGACTGGACCTGGGGCGAAGGCCCGCGCCATGGCGCCACCACCGCCCGCACCCGGGCCTATATCGATTTTGCCGCTAAGAATGGATTTCGGGGCGTCCTTGTCGAGGGATGGGACAAGGGCTGGAACGGCAATTGGTTGGGGCATGGACAGGACTTCAGCTTCACCAGGGCCGTGCCGGACTTCGATATCGACGCGGTGACATCCTATGCCCGCAGCAAGGGCGTGCGTCTCATCGGGCACCATGAGACAGGCGGGAACATCGCCAACTACGAAGCCCAGCTCGACGATGCGATGGCGCTTTACGAGCGGCTGGGCGTCGATGTCGTGAAGACCGGATACGTGACCGATGCGGGCGGGATCATCGCCGACACCGAGCGTTATGGCGAAGCGCCCGGCGCGGTGCGCACCGCCTGGCACGACGGCCAGCGCATGGCGAACCACTACCTCGACGTGGTGAAGGTGGCGGCACAGCACCATGTGGCCGTCAACACGCACGAGCCGATCAAGGACACCGGCCTTCGCCGCACCTGGCCCAACTGGGTCTCGCGCGAGGGCGCACGCGGCATGGAATACAACGCCTGGGGTGCCTATGCGAACGGGCCGGATCACGAGCCGACGCTGGTCTACACCCGTATGCTGTCCGGTCCGATGGACTTCACCCCGGGCATTCTAAGCCTCACCGGCGCCGAGGGTGTGCCGCTCGCTTCCACGCTGGCCAAGCAACTTGGGCTCTACGTCACGCTCTATTCGCCTATCCAGATGGCGGCGGACTTCATCGAGGAACTGGAGAAGCACCCGCGCGAGATGGACTTCATCTCCAGCGTGCCGACCGACTGGTCGGAAAGTCATCTCCTCGCAGGCGAAGTGGGCGATTATGCGGTCCTTGCGCGCAAGGATCGCAAGAGCCCGCGCTGGTTCGTCGGCGGGGTCAACGATGCAACGCCGCGCACGGTGCGCGTCGATTTCGATTTTCTCGATCCGGGGCGGACGTATACGGCAACGATCTGGAAGGATGGCGAAGGCGCGTCCTATCTCGATGAAACGCGCCATGCCATTGCCTATGATACAAAGACGGTGAAGCAAGGGGACAGCCTCGACATGTGGATGGCTCCCGGTGGCGGTATGGCCGTGCGGCTGGAGCCAAGTTTCTGA
- a CDS encoding alpha-amylase family glycosyl hydrolase, translating to MTSPVANQTDREAGAWWHGATIYQIYPRSFLDSNGDGVGDLAGITQRLDHVARLGVEGIWISPFYTSPMADFGYDIADYCDVDPIFGTLADFDALVARAAELGLKVIVDQVYAHTSDAHPWFVESRASRRNSHADWYVWADPKPDGSPPNNWQSVFGGPAWCWDARRGQYYLHNFLKEQPQLNVHNPKVQEALLDVARFWLERGVAGFRIDALNFTMHDPLLRDNPPAPDTGEVRTRPFDFQLQAYNQSHPDIPQFIERLQALIASYPGTFSLAEVGGRNALAEMHEFTRGPDRLDSAYGFDFLYAPALTPALVQQALEAWDGPEVGGWPSWAFENHDAPRALSRWCADEDARPAFARLKAMLFFALRGNLILYQGEELGLLQDEVPFDLLQDPEAIANWPLTLSRDGVRTPLPWLGDDVHGGFTQGGYPWLPLSGQNLARAVDGQEADPASQLNLTVHVQQIRKASPALREGGCAVLLADAHRLVLRRSHMSQSVLAVFNFSEAAQPWPEDLTAAGNLLAHTNFDAALWTGEGRLDELPPHAAIWIEEGER from the coding sequence ATGACGAGCCCTGTGGCAAATCAAACCGACCGCGAAGCGGGTGCCTGGTGGCACGGTGCGACGATCTACCAGATCTATCCGCGCAGCTTCCTGGACAGCAACGGCGATGGCGTGGGAGACCTGGCGGGCATCACGCAGCGCCTCGACCACGTGGCGCGCCTGGGTGTCGAGGGGATCTGGATATCCCCGTTCTACACCTCGCCCATGGCAGACTTCGGCTATGACATCGCCGACTATTGCGACGTCGATCCGATCTTCGGGACGCTCGCGGATTTCGATGCCCTGGTCGCGCGCGCTGCAGAACTGGGCCTCAAGGTCATCGTCGACCAGGTCTACGCGCATACCTCCGATGCACATCCCTGGTTTGTCGAGAGCCGGGCCTCGCGCCGCAATTCGCATGCCGATTGGTACGTTTGGGCAGACCCCAAGCCCGACGGCTCCCCGCCCAACAACTGGCAGTCCGTGTTCGGCGGTCCGGCCTGGTGTTGGGACGCGCGTCGCGGGCAGTACTACCTTCACAATTTCCTGAAGGAGCAGCCCCAGCTCAACGTCCATAATCCCAAGGTGCAGGAAGCGCTGCTGGATGTGGCGCGCTTCTGGCTGGAGCGGGGCGTCGCGGGCTTTCGCATCGATGCGCTCAACTTCACGATGCACGACCCGCTGCTGCGCGACAATCCGCCTGCGCCCGATACCGGCGAGGTGCGCACACGGCCCTTCGATTTCCAGCTTCAGGCCTACAACCAGTCGCACCCCGATATCCCGCAGTTCATCGAGCGGTTGCAGGCGCTGATTGCCAGCTATCCGGGCACCTTCTCGCTCGCCGAAGTGGGCGGGCGCAACGCACTGGCCGAGATGCACGAATTCACGCGCGGACCCGACCGGCTCGACAGCGCCTATGGCTTCGACTTCCTCTACGCACCGGCGCTTACCCCGGCGCTTGTCCAGCAGGCACTTGAGGCCTGGGACGGGCCCGAGGTCGGCGGCTGGCCGAGCTGGGCCTTCGAGAACCACGATGCGCCGCGCGCCCTCTCGCGCTGGTGTGCCGATGAAGACGCGCGCCCCGCCTTCGCCCGCCTGAAGGCGATGCTGTTCTTCGCGCTGCGCGGCAATCTCATCCTCTACCAGGGCGAGGAACTCGGGCTGCTCCAGGATGAAGTCCCCTTCGACTTGCTGCAGGACCCGGAGGCCATCGCCAACTGGCCGCTGACCCTGTCGCGCGACGGGGTGCGCACGCCGCTGCCCTGGCTCGGGGACGATGTGCATGGGGGCTTCACACAAGGGGGATACCCGTGGTTGCCCCTGAGCGGCCAGAACCTCGCGCGGGCCGTTGATGGGCAAGAGGCCGATCCGGCCTCGCAGCTCAACCTGACCGTGCACGTGCAGCAGATCCGCAAGGCCTCGCCCGCATTGCGCGAAGGGGGCTGCGCCGTGCTGCTCGCCGATGCGCACCGGCTGGTCCTTCGCCGCAGCCACATGAGCCAGAGCGTGCTCGCGGTGTTCAACTTCAGCGAAGCCGCGCAGCCTTGGCCGGAGGATCTGACCGCTGCCGGAAATCTGCTTGCACATACCAATTTCGACGCCGCCCTATGGACAGGCGAGGGGCGCCTTGACGAACTGCCCCCGCACGCGGCGATCTGGATCGAAGAGGGAGAGAGATAA
- a CDS encoding alpha-amylase family glycosyl hydrolase, giving the protein MIRATTLALAASSLALLSSAGHSRDAVLSDALTALRARAPEQEVIYFLLPDRFENGDPDNDRGGYAGDRLATGFDPADKGFYHGGDLAGLTSRLDYIQGLGATAIWVGPVFRNKPVQGAPGQESAGYHGYWITDFTSLDPHLGTEAEFAAFVKAAHARGMKVYMDIIVNHTADVITYTDGAESGYAYRSKAQYPFSTRGGVQGAPINPGFVGDHDPAPANWAKLTDPGFAYAPRVSEGERAAKTPKWLNDPIYYHNRGDTDWTGESAQYGDFIGLDDLATEHPRVVEGMIEIYGAWIDRYGIDGFRIDTARHVNPEFWQAFVPAMEERARQGGIPNFHIFGEVATERYDPALLASWTHAAGFPAVLDFGLMYAVIHALSAGGGQAELARLPMDDTLYAGGTEAANRLPTFLGNHDAGRIAMLLEKANPGISREELLARVTLAHALLLSLRGVPTIYAGDEQGFVGTGGDKEARQDMFASQVAAFNTQDLLGTDATSAEANFDTTHPLYRFISQMAQLRAHTPALQSGATRLRAASETAPGLFAVSRFDPRDGHEIVMVFNTSGQALEAVVAVDPNSAQFREIAGHGCVTKSIAAGSLAITLAPFGFALCEARR; this is encoded by the coding sequence ATGATCCGAGCCACGACACTGGCCCTTGCGGCTTCAAGCCTGGCACTGCTGTCCAGCGCTGGGCATTCGCGGGACGCGGTGCTGTCCGACGCGCTGACCGCCCTGCGCGCGCGTGCGCCCGAACAGGAGGTGATCTACTTTCTCCTGCCCGACCGCTTCGAGAACGGCGATCCGGACAATGATCGGGGAGGGTACGCAGGGGACAGGCTCGCGACGGGCTTCGATCCGGCTGACAAGGGCTTCTATCATGGCGGCGACCTGGCGGGACTGACTTCGCGGCTGGACTATATCCAGGGCCTGGGCGCCACCGCGATCTGGGTCGGCCCGGTCTTTCGCAACAAGCCGGTGCAAGGCGCGCCGGGCCAGGAGAGCGCCGGCTACCACGGCTACTGGATCACCGATTTCACGTCACTCGACCCGCACCTTGGCACCGAGGCCGAGTTCGCCGCCTTCGTGAAAGCGGCCCACGCGCGTGGCATGAAGGTCTACATGGACATCATCGTCAACCACACAGCCGACGTGATCACCTATACCGATGGCGCCGAGAGCGGCTATGCCTACCGCAGCAAGGCGCAATATCCCTTCTCGACCCGAGGCGGGGTTCAGGGGGCGCCGATCAACCCGGGCTTTGTGGGCGACCACGATCCCGCACCTGCCAACTGGGCGAAGCTGACCGATCCCGGTTTTGCCTATGCTCCGCGCGTGTCGGAGGGCGAACGCGCGGCGAAGACCCCGAAGTGGCTCAACGACCCGATCTACTACCACAACCGGGGCGACACCGACTGGACCGGGGAGAGCGCGCAGTACGGCGATTTCATCGGCCTTGATGACCTGGCGACCGAACATCCGCGCGTTGTCGAGGGGATGATCGAGATCTACGGCGCCTGGATAGATCGCTATGGCATCGACGGCTTCCGGATCGATACCGCCCGCCATGTGAACCCTGAATTCTGGCAGGCTTTCGTGCCCGCCATGGAGGAGCGCGCACGACAGGGGGGCATTCCCAACTTCCACATCTTCGGCGAAGTCGCGACCGAGCGTTACGACCCGGCCTTGCTCGCATCCTGGACCCATGCGGCCGGTTTTCCCGCCGTGCTCGATTTCGGCCTGATGTACGCGGTGATCCATGCTCTTTCGGCAGGTGGCGGCCAGGCTGAACTCGCCCGGTTGCCGATGGACGACACGCTCTACGCGGGCGGAACCGAAGCGGCCAACCGGCTGCCCACGTTCCTGGGTAATCACGATGCGGGCCGAATCGCCATGCTTCTGGAGAAGGCCAACCCCGGCATATCGCGCGAAGAGCTTCTTGCGCGGGTCACGCTCGCCCACGCGCTGCTGCTGAGCTTGCGCGGCGTCCCCACGATCTATGCCGGCGACGAGCAGGGATTTGTCGGCACCGGCGGTGACAAGGAGGCGCGCCAGGACATGTTCGCCTCGCAGGTCGCCGCCTTCAACACGCAGGACCTGCTGGGCACCGACGCGACAAGCGCTGAGGCCAATTTCGATACTACGCATCCGCTCTATCGCTTCATATCGCAGATGGCGCAGCTGCGTGCGCACACGCCAGCTCTGCAGAGCGGCGCGACACGGCTGCGCGCGGCGTCCGAAACCGCCCCCGGGCTCTTTGCGGTCTCGCGCTTCGATCCGCGCGATGGCCATGAAATTGTTATGGTTTTCAATACTTCGGGGCAGGCGTTAGAGGCTGTAGTGGCAGTCGATCCAAATTCAGCGCAGTTCCGCGAGATTGCGGGCCACGGCTGCGTTACAAAATCGATTGCAGCGGGAAGTCTCGCCATCACGCTGGCCCCCTTCGGCTTCGCCCTGTGCGAGGCCCGGCGTTAG